Proteins encoded in a region of the Anopheles merus strain MAF unplaced genomic scaffold, AmerM5.1 LNR4000122, whole genome shotgun sequence genome:
- the LOC121601603 gene encoding biogenesis of lysosome-related organelles complex 1 subunit 6-like gives MSEETSDSESQDIQEHNETVRALSAGLLQIYEPKLREVKENLKELINKQNDLQIAMTSEKNAFSSRQIQEVNEMVSMSFSAV, from the exons ATGTCTGAGGAAAC CTCCGACAGCGAAAGTCAAGACATTCAGGAGCACAATGAAACGGTACGAGCACTGTCTGCCGGATTGCTACAGATTTACGAGCCCAAGCTCAGGGAAGTTAAGGAAAACCTGAAGGAACTGAT AAACAAACAGAACGATCTACAAATTGCAATGACCAGCGAAAAGAATGCTTTCTCCAGCCGGCAGATACAGGAAGTCAACGAAATGGTAAGCATGTCGTTTTCGGCCGTTTGA